From the genome of Lasioglossum baleicum chromosome 13, iyLasBale1, whole genome shotgun sequence, one region includes:
- the LOC143215048 gene encoding protein dj-1beta isoform X1, producing MLSRKLAHFAQSISTTSFFRLNAGYTTDMAKKTAILLIADGSEEMEAVITTDVLRRAGINVTVAGLPESNCIKCSRDVKICVDASLKDAAQQKYDVVILPGGLGGSEAFASSQEVGNLLKEQEKEGRIIAAICAAPVALKAHDIAKGKQLTSYPSMKDKLADTYQYLESKVVTDGNLITSRGPATAFAFGLAIVEKLLDKDTADQVAKGMLYTE from the exons atgttGAGCCGCAAACTTGCACATTTTGCACAGTCGATTTCTACAACATCATTTTTTCGATTGAACGCAGGATATACCACAGATATGGCGAAAAAGACTGCGATTTTATTGATTGCTGACGGTTCGGAAGAAATGGAAGCAGTAATCACGACAGACGTCTTACGTCGAGCCGGA ATCAACGTGACAGTGGCTGGTCTACCGGAAAGTAATTGCATAAAATGCAGTCGAGACGTTAAAATTTGTGTTGACGCGTCTCTTAAAGATGCAGCTCAACAGAAGTATGATGTCGTTATATTACCTGGTGGTCTAGGGGGCTCGGAAGCTTTTGCATCG TCACAAGAAGTAGGAAACCTTCTGAAAGAACAAGAAAAGGAAGGTAGGATTATCGCAGCAATTTGCGCAGCACCGGTCGCATTGAAAGCACATGATATCGCGAAAGGAAAGCAGCTGACCTCTTACCCATCGATGAAAGATAAATTAGCAGATACCTATCAATATTTGGAATCTAAAGTTGTCACCGATG ggaATCTCATTACTAGCAGAGGCCCGGCAACCGCATTTGCTTTTGGCCTGGCAATTGTGGAAAAGTTACTCGACAAAGACACTGCGGACCAAGTTGCGAAGGGAATGTTGTATACAGAATAA
- the LOC143215048 gene encoding protein dj-1beta isoform X2 produces the protein MAKKTAILLIADGSEEMEAVITTDVLRRAGINVTVAGLPESNCIKCSRDVKICVDASLKDAAQQKYDVVILPGGLGGSEAFASSQEVGNLLKEQEKEGRIIAAICAAPVALKAHDIAKGKQLTSYPSMKDKLADTYQYLESKVVTDGNLITSRGPATAFAFGLAIVEKLLDKDTADQVAKGMLYTE, from the exons ATGGCGAAAAAGACTGCGATTTTATTGATTGCTGACGGTTCGGAAGAAATGGAAGCAGTAATCACGACAGACGTCTTACGTCGAGCCGGA ATCAACGTGACAGTGGCTGGTCTACCGGAAAGTAATTGCATAAAATGCAGTCGAGACGTTAAAATTTGTGTTGACGCGTCTCTTAAAGATGCAGCTCAACAGAAGTATGATGTCGTTATATTACCTGGTGGTCTAGGGGGCTCGGAAGCTTTTGCATCG TCACAAGAAGTAGGAAACCTTCTGAAAGAACAAGAAAAGGAAGGTAGGATTATCGCAGCAATTTGCGCAGCACCGGTCGCATTGAAAGCACATGATATCGCGAAAGGAAAGCAGCTGACCTCTTACCCATCGATGAAAGATAAATTAGCAGATACCTATCAATATTTGGAATCTAAAGTTGTCACCGATG ggaATCTCATTACTAGCAGAGGCCCGGCAACCGCATTTGCTTTTGGCCTGGCAATTGTGGAAAAGTTACTCGACAAAGACACTGCGGACCAAGTTGCGAAGGGAATGTTGTATACAGAATAA
- the LOC143215038 gene encoding uncharacterized protein LOC143215038, with protein sequence MFESDDWDLDQDFLNDVDSRSSNIYSTTDNDEAKPKRRKIEVSDNPICSPNNNVDWCQEKSVNKTESREDDKMSRKNLILGMFNKKVSDSKLPENNVDKTNSIKSQSSSMLSCDYTQSTRRNVVLEILKKKNTEDKVVENNTKNLESRKIERDSGSCMQQQSTSNNDILRRSPPDNSKKKLLEMKNKSSFKIPQAQGNKKMALVRRFPGPAGLLPDDIDINVPISYLSSLDESDNPKESNETDLPEYCSQNTKNLFTEGAWQSMLDDLPDGFLKGSEIATVKQLARTNGRSCSKIDFLAGIVECIDHSHDNPPIVLKDFTDSIRGIVHRDIPLKYPGLLESNVVILLRDVGLLKTSGSFTSNKYHILISPSSLVAIYSNKGKIDCTSSTGLVVGNVSNEKMKRNQKQTEEDEVFSRVVEEQLQKIMVHTSINSSTELNTSENEFLNFDLVNDFSFSSNEITNSQSATNFASPTEKENVQKQPSSKQAITSEKKKTQNESRQKSGDLLNALKRFSPNVDAVKKLSRNLRISRMNVDKKESGMSRDNSYSEEMDVVEDNLNTRKVETESEKTILHVSSTEKSKLSVRSKLKQFQNTDALTPCQTSESTASSSVNTENDTGQENKSIKKDSEFSILCTSENDSDDEMLSQMDMDTIFTH encoded by the exons atgtttgaaagcgATGATTGGGACTTGGACCAG GATTTCTTAAATGATGTGGACAGCAGATCGAGTAATATTTATTCTACAACGGATAACGATGAGGCAAAACCGAAAAGACGTAAAATAGAGGTTTCAGACAATCCTATTTGTTCACCTAATAACAATGTCGATTGGTGCCAGGAGAAGTCTGTTAATAAAACTGAATCGCGAGAAGATGATAAAATGTCAAGAAAAAACCTGATACTTGGCATGTTTAATAAAAAGGTGTCTGACAGTAAGTTACCTGAAAATAATGTCGATAAAACAAATTCGATAAAATCCCAATCAAGTAGCATGCTTAGTTGCGATTATACTCAATCAACTAGAAGAAACGTTGTGCTtgaaatactgaaaaaaaagaACACTGAAGATAAAGTTGTAGAGAACAACacaaaaaatttggagtcaCGGAAAATTGAGAGAGACAGCGGTAGTTGTATGCAACAACAAAGTACTTCAAACAATGATATTCTTCGAAGAAGTCCACCCGACAATTCTAAGAAAAAGTTGttagaaatgaaaaataaatccaGCTTTAAAATTCCTCAAGCCCAAGGAAATAAAAAAATGGCACTGGTTAGAAGATTTCCAGGGCCAGCCGGTTTACTACCAGACGATATAGACATTAATGTTCCTATATCGTATTTGAGTAGCTTAGACGAAAGCGACAATCCAAAAGAATCGAATGAGACCGATTTGCCTGAATATTGCTCGCAGAATACGAAAAATCTATTCACAGAAGGTGCCTGGCAATCGATGTTAGACGATTTACCGGATGGTTTTTTGAAAGGTAGCGAAATCGCCACTGTTAAACAACTGGCGCGCACGAATGGACGTAGCTGCTCGAAGATCGACTTTTTAGCAGGAATAGTCGAATGTATAGATCACAGTCACGATAATCCGCCGATCGTTTTAAAAGATTTTACAGATAGCATTCGAGGAATTGTACATAGAGATATACCACTTAAGTATCCTGGCTTACTGGAATCGAACGTTGTTATTTTATTACGCGATGTCGGTTTATTGAAGACCTCTGGATCCTTTACCTCCAATAAGTATCATATTCTAATTTCACCTTCGAGCTTAGTAGCCATTTACTCCAATAAAGGCAAAATCGACTGTACAAGTTCTACGGGATTGGTTGTAGGAAATGTTTCGAATGAAAAGATGAAACGAAATCAAAAACAAACGGAAGAAGACGAAGTATTTTCAAGAGTCGTAGAGGAACAATTGCAAAAGATAATGGTTCACACTAGCATAAACAGTTCTACAGAATTGAACACGTCAGAAAACGAATTTCTAAACTTTGATCTCGTAaacgatttttctttttcttccaacGAAATCACGAATTCGCAGAGTGCAACAAATTTTGCTAGCCCAACGGAGAAAGAAAATGTCCAGAAACAGCCAAGTTCCAAGCAAGCAATCACAAGCGAGAAGAAGAAAACGCAAAACGAATCGAGGCAAAAGTCGGGAGACTTGTTAAACGCTTTGAAAAGATTTTCTCCGAATGTGGATGCCGTGAAAAAATTGTCTCGTAATCTAAGAATTTCGAGAATGAATGTCGACAAGAAGGAATCGGGAATGTCCCGCGACAACAGCTATTCTGAAGAGATGGATGTCGTAGAGGATAATTTAAATACACGTAAGGTAGAGACGGAATCTGAGAAAACGATTTTACATGTATCTAGTACGGAGAAGAGCAAGCTGTCGGTACGATCAAAATTAAAGCAATTTCAAAACACGGACGCGTTAACACCTTGTCAAACTTCCGAGTCGACAGCTTCGTCGAGCGTGAATACTGAGAATGATACGGGTCAAGAAAACAAATCAATCAAGAAAGATTCAGAATTCAGTATACTGTGCACTAGTGAAAATGATTCCGACGACGAAATGTTGTCTCAAATGGATATGGACACCATATTCACACATTAA
- the LOC143215032 gene encoding polyamine-transporting ATPase 13A3, with protein sequence MTTSDGVKDDQTSEIQWQRIHTGQDEDMRIYGFERSNLKRILTCVSYVLTVGLIRLFFHWYPHLHVYATHKKCPLNRATKLLVTDNYQGKYKSYFVKEVKTVSARNLSSQELSRVFGNNDKHLVEKIKCKKLQIRLENGTQREMFEYRAFWCKKQCYVWDTQQNTFSRLVGLDKYTLCSDLHLYSNRGLSKEEQCLRRLVYGNNEIVVPVQSIGVLLLLEVLNPFYIFQVFTLCVWLAEDYLYYTAAIICMSFFGITSSIIQTRKNQINLRSTVASSETIRVRRGPSRSETVSCSDLVPGDIIELPSHRATVVCDAVLLTGQCILNESMLTGESVPVTKTPLPSQHVLYEPKECSHHTIFNGTSIIQTRCHGSGPVLARVIRTGFHTNKGGLVAAILYPPPADFKFDQDSYKFIGILAFIASCGFIYTILTKASRGITVGDIAIKALDIITIVVPPALPAAMTVGKLYAQSRLKRAQIYCINNRVINVSGSINCVCFDKTGTLTEDGLDMWGIVPCTNGVLSESERSVPKLKDHPLFEGMLVCHSLTLIDEQLGGDPLDVKMFESTGWILEEPDAGRSDKFDPDLVTSTIVKSGNNERNPSAFGIVQQYQFSSSLQRMSVIARESGSNVYKAYTKGSPEMILSLSKPETVPKDILFSLRRYTEQGYRVIAMGRAEFAEDSAKITKLPRDVVEQNLEFLGLVIMENRLKTPTKAIIEELRSADMHILMITGDNIQTAVSVAKECGILSPQETVIDVTVVMKENKMQPEIYFNAQEFPPKLNPRDKKLRITELRDIEQSVSSSNYRFALSGQSWQLLREHYPDIVPRICVRGAIFARMTSDQKQQLVLELMQLGYYVAMCGDGANDCGALRAAHAGVSLSEAESSVASPFTSKVPDITCVPKVIREGRAALVTSFGIFKFMVIYSLTEFLSVIILYSIDSNLTDLEFLFIDICLVVNFASFFGKTRAYEKKLVKKPPMTSLLSFTTIFSLIVHMLIMIVFQASAYHAVRTFSWFTPFVYTGKSYACYENYSVFCVSMFQYITMAVIFSRGKPYRKAIYTNITFIISLILLTTICTYITVYPAEWIVSLLELRVSPAYDWKIIILALALVNFVVCIFVEMFLIEYMIEMKLKSKFYRPEKSKKEYLRVDHELQRDSSWPKLDRDLPVLPLTPSVENIINVSYMQEQRYTNGTENVNEKILNVKERYRAIESNDDGKGLHGFDNSAFVNDESPRNANMVTRF encoded by the exons ATGACAACATCCGATG GGGTAAAGGATGACCAAACGTCGGAAATTCAATGGCAAAGGATTCATACTGGCCAAGACGAGGATATG CGCATTTATGGATTCGAGAGGAGCAACCTGAAACGTATTCTGACTTGCGTATCTTACGTATTGACCGTCGGTTTGATCAGACTGTTCTTCCACTGGTATCCTCATTTGCATGTCTATGCGACTCACAAGAAGTGCCCCTTGAATCGTGCTACGAAATTGCTCGTAACC GATAATTATCAAGGAAAGTACAAGTCCTACTTTGTGAAGGAAGTGAAGACCGTTTCTGCGAGGAACCTCAG CTCGCAAGAATTGTCGAGAGTTTTCGGCAACAACGACAAGCATCTCGTCGAGAAGATCAAGTGCAAAAAGCTGCAGATACGTTTGGAGAATGGCACGCAACGCGAGATGTTCGAGTACAGAGCGTTCTGGTGTAAAAAGCAGTGTTACGTCTGGGACACGCAGCAAAACACGTTCTCCAGATTGGTCGGTCTGGACAAATACACGTTGTGTTCGGACCTACATTTGTACAGCAATCGAGGTCTCTCGAAGGAAGAACAATGCCTCAG GCGATTAGTCTACGGAAACAACGAGATCGTTGTGCCTGTGCAAAGTATCGGCGTACTACTGCTACTGGAAGTTCTGAATCCGTTTTATATTTTCCAAGTGTTCACGCTATGCGTATGGCTCGCAGAGGATTACCTGTACTATACCGCGGCGATCATATGCATGTCGTTCTTTGGAATCACCAGTTCCATAATACAAACGCGCAAG AATCAAATAAATCTGCGAAGCACGGTCGCGTCATCGGAGACGATTCGCGTACGCAGAGGCCCTTCGCGGTCGGAAACCGTATCGTGCAGCGACTTGGTCCCTGGCGATATCATAGAGTTGCCCAGTCATCGGGCCACCGTGGTATGCGACGCAGTCTTGTTAACCGGCCAATGTATATTAAACGAATCCATGCTGACCG GAGAGTCGGTACCAGTCACAAAAACTCCACTACCATCGCAACACGTCCTTTACGAGCCGAAAGAATGCTCTCATCACACGATATTCAACGGCACCAGCAtcattcaaaccag ATGTCACGGGAGTGGTCCAGTTCTCGCGCGAGTCATTCGAACGGGTTTCCACACGAACAAGGGAGGCCTGGTTGCAGCTATTTTGTATCCACCGCCGGCGGACTTCAAGTTCGATCAAGACTCTTACAAATTCATCGGCATCCTCGCCTTCATCGCCAGTTGCGGTTTCATTTACACCATCTTAACCAAG GCTTCCAGAGGAATTACGGTCGGCGACATTGCCATAAAAGCGTTGGACATAATAACGATAGTGGTTCCGCCAGCGCTTCCCGCGGCAATGACGGTAGGAAAACTGTACGCCCAGTCGCGGCTGAAGAGAGCACAGATCTATTGCATCAACAACAGGGTTATCAACGTATCTGGCAGTATAAATTGCGTCTGCTTCGACAAG ACGGGGACGTTGACAGAGGATGGCTTGGACATGTGGGGAATCGTGCCCTGTACGAACGGCGTTCTCAGCGAATCAGAGAGAAGCGTTCCCAAGCTAAAGGATCATCCTCTTTTCGAGGGCATGCTGGTTTGTCACAGTTTGACTCTGATAGACGAACAACTTGGCGGAGATCCTCTGGACGTCAAG ATGTTCGAGAGTACCGGATGGATACTGGAGGAACCAGACGCCGGTCGCTCGGACAAATTCGATCCGGATCTCGTAACGTCGACGATCGTAAAGTCGGGCAACAACGAAAGAAATCCGTCGGCATTCGGAATAGTGCAACAGTATCAATTCTCGAGTTCTCTGCAACGAATGTCCGTGATAGCGCGCGAATCGGGCTCCAACGTTTACAAAGCTTACACGAAGGGCTCGCCCGAAATGATTCTCAGTCTAAGCAAACCGGAAACCGTCCCGAAAGACATCCTGTTCAGCTTAAGACGGTACACGGAACAAGGTTACCGCGTTATAGCTATGGGTCGCGCAGAATTCGCCGAAGATAGCGCCAAG ATAACGAAGCTCCCCCGCGACGTGGTCGAACAGAACCTCGAGTTTCTGGGTTTGGTCATCATGGAGAACAGATTGAAAACGCCAACGAAAGCAATCATCGAGGAACTGAGGTCAGCCGACATGCACATTCTAATGATCACTG GGGATAATATCCAAACTGCTGTGAGCGTTGCAAAAGAATGTGGCATTTTGTCGCCGCAAGAGACTGTGATAGACGTCACTGTAGTTATGAAAGAAAACAAGATGCAACCagagatttattttaatgctcagGAATTTCCTCCTAAACTG AATCCTCGCGACAAGAAACTTAGGATAACCGAGTTACGGGATATAGAACAATCTGTAAGCAGTAGTAATTATCGGTTCGCCTTGTCAGGCCAGTCGTGGCAGTTGTTGCGCGAGCATTATCCGGACATTGTGCCGAGAATTTGTGTACGCGGTGCAATATTCGCCAGGATGACCAGCGATCAAAAGCAGCAATTGGTGTTGGAGCTGATGCAACTCGGTTATTACGTTG CTATGTGCGGGGATGGTGCGAACGACTGCGGTGCTCTGCGAGCGGCGCACGCTGGCGTATCCTTGTCCGAGGCAGAATCTAG CGTTGCTAGTCCATTCACGTCGAAGGTACCCGACATTACTTGCGTTCCAAAGGTAATCAGGGAAGGTCGCGCCGCTTTGGTGACATCGTTCGGGATCTTCAAGTTCATGGTGATCTATTCTCTGACGGAGTTTCTGTCCGTGATAATCCTCTACTCCATCGACTCGAATCTAACGGATCTAGAGTTCTTGTTCATCGACATTTGTTTGGTCGTGAATTTCGCCTCGTTCTTCGGGAAAACGCGGGCGTACGAGAAAAAATTGGTGAAGAAACCTCCGATGACTAGTCTTTTAAGTTTCACCACGATCTTCTCTCTGATTGTACATATGTTGATTATGATCGTTTTTCAAGCGTCAGCTTATCACGCGGTGCGTACTTTTTCTTGGTTCACTCCGTTCGTTTACACAGGCAAATCGTACGCGTGCTACGAGAACTATTCCGTCTTTTGCGTCTCCATGTTCCAATACATAACTATGGCAGTGATATTTTCTCGCGGGAAACCGTATCGGAAAGCTATTTATACGAATATCACGTTCATAATTTCCCTTATTCTACTGACCACGATCTGTACATACATCACCGTCTATCCTGCCGAGTGGATAGTGAGTTTGCTCGAATTACGCGTATCTCCGGCCTACGACTGGAAAATCATTATTTTGGCTCTTGCTTTAGTCAACTTTGTAGTTTGCATTTTCGTAGAAATGTTTTTAATAGAGTACATGATAGAGATGAAATTAAAGTCGAAGTTCTACAGGCCTGAGAAATCGAAGAAAGAGTACTTGAGGGTAGATCACGAGTTACAACGTGACTCGAGTTGGCCGAAACTCGACAGGGATCTGCCCGTTTTACCGTTAACGCCGAGCGTAGAAAATATTATCAACGTGTCGTACATGCAGGAGCAACGTTACACGAACGGCACCGAGAATGTGAATGAAAAGATTTTGAACGTCAAAGAACGGTATCGCGCCATCGAGTCGAACGACGACGGAAAAGGTTTGCACGGGTTCGATAATTCCGCGTTCGTTAACGACGAATCGCCTCGGAACGCAAACATGGTAACTAGATTTTGA
- the LOC143215039 gene encoding testis-expressed protein 10 codes for MGKGHKHLKHLKSEKAKVKLKAKKAKQLPKGLNVTDATFKVKKIVIREQLKQRDDTEILSKRKLNVKDLLSRLQHHNSTVRQEAIRELKDILSKHSLDLLNLQFGSLLQGICALSLDKERSIRHDSFKVLSLILGPVSNSQLNPHCDVLISYLRCAMTHIDPRIKEDALLLLDILVQNCNIVLAKNSKKVLPNFLDMICRLHTEMKPGRQLITTLNTKNTNVKWRIKVLERLATMFSSIVSFYKSQQTVSSNTAAQVVHVNKHTRYLPVYVNTFFENCEIDFEQRDNLKESSVEKALDAEELMKYVEALMPLIYDSWIEVCPDDKNMDSSSHLISAEALELLKSAVEIMQLIIECIDILNVECDVNMKYWFKSNFEEVYVKNFLSKFPYNKSGTSGISLASIRNRKRQQDFSADESFDACLPHNLGLCQIYIWFTAIHSDDKILPKLSKTYSTSVLKYLNEKLENWSSTHNIVLPQLIKLLRTLFLKASKIWYENNLDLSETLQTVVNACCSQSKKEMQLQLFSAISDIMLDHTLHELHRERVFKEIISTLPSLLLKPRIHDSTIRIINKVVLRYKDWIEKELVANQNDIIENAKKIEIIGSEDEKQSRLMVCNLFYFLDAQVFY; via the exons ATGGGAAAGGGCCACAAGCATTTAAAACACTTAAAGTCTGAAAAggcgaaagtgaaattgaaagcGAAGAAAGCAAAGCAGTTACCAAAGGGATTGAATGTTACGGATGCCACGTTCAAAGTTAAGAAGATTGTGATACGCGAACAGTTAAAGCAACGCGATGACACAGAGATTCTTAGTAAAAGAAAGCTTAATGTTAAG GACTTGCTATCGCGCCTTCAACATCATAATTCGACGGTTCGACAGGAAGCCATAAGGGAACTGAAAGATATCTTATCCAAACATTCTTTGGATTTGTTAAATTTACAATTCGGGTCTCTGTTGCAAGGCATCTGCGCATTGTCTCTCGACAAAGAAAGAAGCATAAGGCACGATTCTTTCAAAGTTTTAAGTTTAATTCTCGGTCCAGTGTCCAATAGTCAACTGAATCCTCACTGCGACGTTCTGATTTCATATTTGAGATGCGCCATGACACATATAGATCCTCGTATTAAGGAAGACGCTTTGCTTCTTTTAGACATACTTGTTCAAAACTGCAATATCGTTTTGGCAAAGAATAGTAAAAAGGTCCTACCAAATTTTTTGGACATGATCTGTCGATTACATACCGAAATGAAGCCCGGGAGGCAGTTGATAACAACGTTGAACACAAAGAACACTAATGTGAAGTGGAGGATAAAGGTGTTGGAAAGACTGGCTACAATGTTCAGTTCCATCGTTAGTTTTTATAAATCGCAACAAACCGTCAGCTCGAACACTGCCGCGCAAGTCGTGCATGTAAATAAGCATACTAGATACCTTCCCGTTTATGTAAATACGTTTTTCGAGAATTGCGAAATTGATTTCGAACAGCGAGATAATTTAAAGGAAAGCTCTGTTGAAAAAGCTTTGGACGCAGAGGAACTTATGAAGTACGTCGAAGCGTTAATGCCTCTTATATACGACAGCTGGATCGAAGTGTGTCCGGATGATAAAAACATGGACAGTTCGTCGCATCTGATAAGTGCAGAGGCAttagaattattgaaaagcGCCGTAGAAATCATGCAATTGATAATCGAGTGTATAGACATATTAAACGTCGAATGCGACGTGAACATGAAATACTGGTTCAAAAGTAATTTCGAGGAAgtttatgtaaaaaattttctCTCCAAATTTCCTTACAACAAATCAGGTACATCCGGTATTTCTCTTGCTTCCATAAGGAACAGAAAACGTCAGCAAGACTTCTCTGCCGACGAATCATTCGACGCATGTTTGCCACATAATTTAGGACTTTGCCAGATTTACATATGGTTTACAGCTATACACAGTGACGATAAGATTCTACCTAAATTAAGCAAAACTTATTCTACGTCTGTTCTCAAATACTTAAACG AGAAACTGGAGAACTGGTCAAGCACGCATAATATTGTGTTACCCCAGTTGATAAAGTTGCTGagaacgttgtttttaaaagcCAGTAAAATTTGGTACGAAAATAATCTCGATCTTAGCGAGACTCTACAAACAGTTGTAAACGCATGTTGCAGTCAATCGAAGAAAGAGATGCAATTACAACTGTTCTCTGCCATTAGCGATATCATGTTAGATCATACTTTACACGAACTGCACAG GGAACGCGTATTCAAGGAAATCATTTCGACTCTACCTAGCCTTCTTTTGAAGCCTAGGATACACGACAGTACGATACGAATAATAAATAAGGTCGTGCTTCGCTACAAAGATTGGATCGAAAAAGAACTCGTGGCCAATCAGAACGACATTATAG AAAACGCTAAGAAGATCGAAATTATTGGCTCGGAAGATGAAAAACAATCTCGTCTCATGGTCtgtaatttgttttatttcttgGACGCTCAAGTTTTTTATTAA